One Stenotrophomonas sp. SAU14A_NAIMI4_5 DNA segment encodes these proteins:
- the moaA gene encoding GTP 3',8-cyclase MoaA has protein sequence MSQLTDGFGRSFPYLRLSLTEACNFRCSYCLPDGYQGEGRPRFLQVDEIARLVRAFAALGMSKIRLTGGEPSLRKDLEQIIGTVAAVPGIRKVAITTNGTLLPRRLPGWHRAGLTALNVSMDSLQRERFHTITGHDRLPEIEQGLALAQALGLPSIKLNAVLLRGLNDDELPQWMDYLRDRPFSVRFIELMRTGDNEAYFQRHHLRADVVIEQLLAAGWQERPRAADAGPAREFGHPQHRGTVGIIAPYSRDFCKGCNRLRVTAKGDLRLCLFGDFGVPLRPLLQSDDDHDALLARITTQLGLKAAGHGLHQGQTGLTPHLASIGG, from the coding sequence ATGAGCCAACTCACCGACGGATTCGGACGCAGCTTTCCGTACCTGCGCCTGTCGCTGACCGAAGCGTGCAACTTCCGTTGCAGTTATTGCCTGCCCGATGGCTACCAGGGTGAGGGCCGGCCGCGCTTCCTGCAGGTGGACGAGATTGCGCGCCTCGTGCGCGCGTTTGCGGCGCTGGGCATGAGCAAGATCCGCCTGACCGGCGGCGAGCCGAGCCTGCGCAAGGACCTGGAACAGATCATCGGCACCGTGGCTGCGGTGCCAGGCATCCGCAAAGTGGCCATCACCACCAACGGCACCCTGCTGCCGCGGCGCCTGCCCGGCTGGCACCGCGCTGGCCTGACCGCGCTGAACGTGAGCATGGACAGCCTGCAGCGCGAGCGCTTCCACACCATCACCGGGCACGACCGCCTGCCCGAGATCGAACAGGGCCTGGCCCTGGCACAGGCGCTGGGCTTGCCGTCGATCAAGCTCAACGCAGTGCTGCTGCGCGGGCTCAATGACGATGAACTGCCGCAGTGGATGGACTACCTGCGCGACCGGCCTTTCAGCGTGCGCTTCATCGAACTGATGCGCACCGGCGACAACGAAGCCTATTTCCAGCGCCACCACCTGCGCGCCGATGTGGTGATCGAACAGCTGCTGGCCGCTGGCTGGCAGGAGCGCCCGCGGGCGGCCGATGCCGGCCCGGCGCGCGAGTTCGGCCACCCGCAGCACCGCGGCACCGTGGGCATCATCGCGCCGTATTCGCGCGATTTCTGCAAGGGCTGCAACCGCCTGCGGGTGACCGCCAAGGGCGACCTGCGGCTGTGCCTGTTCGGCGATTTCGGCGTGCCGCTGCGGCCGTTGCTGCAGAGCGACGATGACCATGACGCGCTGCTGGCACGCATCACCACCCAGCTCGGCCTGAAAGCGGCCGGGCACGGATTGCACCAGGGCCAGACCGGGCTGACCCCGCACCTGGCCTCGATTGGAGGATGA
- a CDS encoding NarK family nitrate/nitrite MFS transporter, giving the protein MTVGSDPVVRSTASPGRVISDWAPEDAGYWERTGKRVATRNLVISIPSLLLAFAVWVLFSAVTISLPKIGFSFSTDQLFWLVALPSLSGATLRIFYSFVIPIFGGRRWTALSTASLLAPTIWLGFAVQNPATPYWVFVVIAILCGFGGANFSSSMSNISFFYPKQKQGLALGLNAGLGNVGVSVAQAVIPLVITAGVFGALGGAPQPAVEGGAPLYLQNAGFIWVPAIAVCAVAAWFGMNDLTSARSSFAEQAVIFRRKHNWLMCWLYIGTFGSYIGFSAGFPMLVKSQFPDVNPLAYAFIGPLLGALMRSVGGSMADRWGGARLTFWVFALMIAAVFGVLHFLPSHGQGGNFYGFLLSFMALFVLSGIGNGTTFRMIPVIFRTLHERWSANDSAEGKAAAGHQASIESAAVVGFSGAIGAYGGFFIPKSYGSSITLTGSPDMALYGFIAFYFTCLAVTWWWYYRRGAETPC; this is encoded by the coding sequence ATGACCGTCGGTAGCGATCCTGTTGTCCGAAGCACTGCCAGTCCCGGCCGCGTCATCAGCGACTGGGCGCCGGAAGACGCTGGCTACTGGGAGCGCACCGGCAAACGGGTCGCCACCCGCAACCTGGTCATCTCCATACCGTCGCTGCTGCTGGCCTTCGCGGTCTGGGTGCTGTTCTCGGCAGTGACCATCAGCCTGCCGAAGATCGGCTTCAGCTTCAGCACCGACCAGCTGTTCTGGCTGGTGGCCCTGCCCAGCCTGTCCGGCGCCACGCTGCGCATCTTCTATTCCTTCGTCATCCCGATCTTCGGTGGCCGCCGCTGGACGGCGCTGTCCACCGCCTCGCTGCTGGCACCGACAATCTGGTTGGGCTTCGCCGTGCAGAACCCGGCCACCCCGTACTGGGTGTTCGTGGTGATCGCGATCCTGTGTGGCTTCGGCGGGGCGAATTTCTCTTCGTCGATGTCCAACATTTCCTTCTTCTACCCCAAGCAGAAGCAGGGCCTGGCGCTGGGCCTGAACGCGGGCCTGGGCAATGTGGGCGTGTCGGTCGCCCAGGCGGTCATTCCGCTGGTGATCACCGCGGGCGTGTTTGGTGCGCTGGGTGGCGCGCCGCAGCCGGCGGTGGAGGGCGGGGCACCGCTGTACCTGCAGAACGCCGGCTTCATCTGGGTGCCGGCCATCGCGGTCTGCGCGGTGGCGGCCTGGTTCGGCATGAATGACCTGACCAGCGCCCGTTCTTCGTTCGCCGAGCAGGCGGTGATCTTCCGCCGCAAGCATAACTGGCTGATGTGCTGGCTGTACATCGGCACCTTCGGTTCCTACATCGGCTTCTCGGCCGGCTTCCCGATGCTGGTCAAGAGCCAGTTCCCGGATGTGAACCCGCTGGCCTACGCCTTCATCGGCCCCCTGCTGGGCGCGCTGATGCGCTCGGTGGGCGGCAGCATGGCCGACCGCTGGGGCGGCGCGCGCCTGACCTTCTGGGTGTTCGCGCTGATGATCGCCGCGGTGTTCGGCGTGCTGCACTTCCTGCCCAGCCATGGCCAGGGCGGCAACTTCTACGGATTCCTGCTCAGCTTCATGGCGCTGTTCGTGCTCAGCGGCATCGGCAACGGCACCACCTTCCGCATGATTCCGGTGATCTTCCGCACCCTGCATGAGCGCTGGTCGGCCAACGACAGCGCCGAGGGCAAGGCCGCCGCCGGGCACCAGGCCAGCATCGAATCGGCCGCCGTGGTCGGTTTCTCCGGCGCGATCGGTGCCTACGGCGGCTTCTTCATCCCCAAGAGCTACGGCTCGTCCATCACCTTGACCGGCAGCCCCGACATGGCGCTGTACGGATTCATCGCTTTCTACTTCACCTGCCTGGCCGTGACCTGGTGGTGGTACTACCGGCGCGGTGCTGAAACCCCCTGCTAG
- the glp gene encoding gephyrin-like molybdotransferase Glp, whose amino-acid sequence MIPYSEALQHLLDAASPLPAERLRLHDAGGRTLASNIISAQSLPPFDNSAMDGFALRAEGNTFDAGSEFAVQGWQAAGDAGAEAGEGAWEIMTGARMPAGLDTVVPVEQVEILQSHEGRPTRIALRAEVKPGQHVRLRGQDVNEGECVLRAGDVLDINARTLLHAIGVGEVAVAARPKAAVIATGKELVTDEAQALESGQIRDSNRPYLVGRLQAAGAEVVWQGTVGDDVAAFNAVLDQALDAGAQLLISTGAVSAGRYDFVPDALRDRGARIIFHKVAIRPGKPLLFAVLPGGALYFGLPGNPVSAAVGQRFFVEPVLRRLLGLAAETPLQLPLQADVRKPEGLRFHARARVEVDAQGRLSARVLSGQESFRLMSMLRANAWVVLEAEGNLAAAGTYVRVQGWGHHEPVQLVSEES is encoded by the coding sequence ATGATCCCGTACAGCGAAGCATTGCAGCACCTGCTGGACGCGGCGTCGCCGTTGCCGGCCGAGCGCCTGCGCCTGCACGATGCGGGCGGGCGCACCCTGGCCAGCAATATCATCAGCGCACAGTCGCTGCCGCCGTTCGACAACTCGGCCATGGATGGTTTTGCGCTGCGTGCCGAGGGCAACACTTTCGACGCCGGCAGCGAATTTGCCGTGCAGGGCTGGCAGGCGGCCGGCGATGCCGGTGCCGAAGCAGGCGAGGGCGCCTGGGAAATCATGACCGGCGCACGCATGCCGGCCGGCCTGGATACAGTGGTGCCGGTGGAGCAGGTGGAGATCCTGCAGAGTCATGAAGGCCGCCCGACCCGCATCGCCCTGCGCGCCGAGGTCAAGCCGGGCCAGCACGTGCGCCTGCGCGGCCAGGATGTAAACGAAGGTGAGTGCGTGCTGCGTGCCGGCGACGTGCTGGATATCAACGCCCGCACCCTGCTGCACGCCATCGGTGTAGGCGAGGTGGCCGTGGCCGCGCGCCCGAAGGCGGCGGTGATCGCCACCGGCAAGGAACTGGTGACCGACGAGGCGCAGGCACTGGAATCGGGCCAGATCCGTGACAGCAACCGCCCCTACCTGGTGGGGCGCCTGCAGGCGGCCGGCGCCGAGGTGGTCTGGCAGGGCACGGTCGGCGACGACGTGGCCGCCTTCAATGCCGTGCTGGACCAGGCGCTGGACGCCGGTGCGCAGCTGCTGATCAGCACCGGTGCGGTGTCGGCCGGGCGCTACGATTTCGTGCCCGACGCGCTGCGTGACCGCGGCGCCCGCATCATCTTCCACAAGGTGGCGATCCGCCCGGGCAAGCCACTGCTGTTTGCGGTACTGCCCGGCGGCGCGCTGTATTTCGGCCTGCCGGGCAACCCGGTGTCGGCGGCGGTGGGCCAGCGCTTCTTCGTTGAACCGGTGCTGCGGCGGCTGCTGGGGCTGGCCGCGGAAACGCCGCTGCAGCTGCCGTTGCAGGCCGACGTGCGCAAGCCCGAGGGCCTGCGCTTCCACGCCCGTGCGCGGGTGGAAGTGGACGCGCAGGGACGCCTGAGCGCGCGCGTGCTGTCCGGCCAGGAGTCGTTCCGTTTGATGTCCATGCTGCGGGCCAACGCCTGGGTGGTGCTGGAGGCCGAGGGCAACCTGGCCGCAGCCGGTACGTATGTGCGGGTGCAGGGCTGGGGTCACCACGAGCCGGTGCAGCTGGTAAGCGAGGAATCATGA
- a CDS encoding molybdenum cofactor guanylyltransferase codes for MSAPMAGIVLAGGLSSRMGRDKAMLPWQGRILLEHMRGLLMLAGAERVWVSGRYPAFDGIPDRVARCGPLGGLYSVALQMPDGPAWVVPVDTPRLTPRLLQQLRDAQSGRCTIYDGHPLPMLFYVDNESRTVLESMIHDPLGPRSLQALQHRLGAHAVRLSPADESALVNCNTPAQWEDVAS; via the coding sequence ATGAGCGCGCCGATGGCCGGCATCGTGCTGGCGGGCGGGCTGTCCAGCCGCATGGGCCGCGACAAGGCGATGCTGCCCTGGCAGGGGCGGATCCTGCTGGAACACATGCGCGGCCTGCTGATGCTGGCAGGTGCGGAGCGGGTCTGGGTGAGCGGTCGCTACCCGGCCTTTGATGGCATTCCCGACCGGGTGGCGCGCTGCGGCCCGCTGGGCGGCCTGTACAGCGTGGCCCTGCAGATGCCCGATGGCCCGGCCTGGGTGGTGCCGGTGGATACGCCCCGGCTAACCCCCCGACTGCTTCAGCAATTGCGTGATGCGCAGTCTGGCCGCTGCACGATCTATGACGGTCATCCGCTTCCGATGCTGTTTTATGTGGACAATGAAAGCCGTACAGTCCTTGAAAGCATGATCCACGATCCCCTTGGCCCGCGTTCGCTGCAGGCCCTGCAACACCGTCTGGGCGCACACGCGGTGCGCCTGTCCCCCGCCGACGAAAGCGCCCTGGTCAACTGCAATACCCCCGCCCAGTGGGAGGATGTCGCCTCATGA
- a CDS encoding nitrate reductase subunit alpha encodes MSYFLDRLQFFKREPQTFADGHGFAKSEGRDWENSYRQRWQYDKIVRSTHGVNCTGSCSWKIYVKNGLVTWETQQTDYPRTRPDLPNHEPRGCPRGASYSWYLYSANRLKYPLIRGTLLRLWREARRNMAPVDAWASIVEDKDKARSYKTRRGMGGFVRLQWEEANEIIAASNLYTVKQYGPDRVVGFSPIPAMSMVSYAAGARYLSLLGGACLSFYDWYCDLPPASPQIWGEQTDVPESADWYNSRYIIAWGSNVPQTRTPDAHFFTEARYNGTKTVAICPDYSELAKLTDHWLHPKQGTDAALAFAFGHVILREFHVDSPSQYFQDYCRQYSDMPMLVRLERRDDGRLVPGRFLRASELGGLGEANNPDWKTLAYDESSGQIVVPNGSIGFRWGEKGKWNIEEKESNGADTRLRLSLADGHEGIEAVSFPYFGGIETDGWTAAPAEDVLDRNIPVRRLALADGGDTLVATVYDLLLAQYGVDRGFGGGNVATSFDDMVPGTPAWQERITGVSRAEVIEIAREFARTADKTHGRSMIIVGAGMNHWFHNDMNYRGLINMLIMCGCVGQTGGGWAHYVGQEKLRPQTGWQPLAFGLDWSRPPRHMNGTSFFYFNTGQWRYEKLQVDELLSPLADASKYSGSLADLNLRAVRMGWLPSTPQLDRNPLQLVREAEAAGVAPADYALGKFKDGSLDFAFADPDAQQNHPRMMFIWRSNLLGSSGKGHEYMLRHLLGTRHGLQGKDLGEMGAIKPQEVKWHDEAPEGKLDLLVTLDFRMCTTALYSDIVLPTATWYEKDDLNTSDMHPFIHPLSKAVDPAWESRSDWDIFKGVARTLSDMAPGVLGVEKDLVLVPTLHDTPNELGMPFGVADWKKGECEAIPGQTMPSMTVVERDYPNLYRKFTSLGPLLDKLGNGGKGMNWDTKHEIDFLGKLNHTVHAEGVSQGRPAIETAIDAAEVILHLAPETNGHVAVKAWESLGTFTGREHTHLAVGKEHEAIRFRDIQAQPRKIISSPIWSGLEDDNVSYNAGYTNVHELIPWRTVTGRQQFYQDHEWMIDFGEAFMSYRPPVNTRTVEPLLNQRPNGNKEIVLNWITPHQKWGIHSTYSDNLIMQTLSRGGPIVWLSEDDARSAGIVDNDWIELFNVNGAIAARAVVSQRVMPGMAMMYHAQERIINVPGSQITGTRGGIHNSVTRIVLKPTHMIGGYAQLAYGFNYYGTCGTNRDEFVIVRKMDKIDWLDGEAVPAAAKEVV; translated from the coding sequence ATGAGTTATTTCCTTGATCGCTTGCAGTTCTTCAAGCGTGAACCCCAGACCTTTGCCGATGGCCATGGTTTTGCCAAGAGCGAGGGGCGCGACTGGGAAAACAGTTACCGCCAGCGCTGGCAGTACGACAAGATCGTCCGCTCCACCCACGGGGTGAACTGCACTGGTTCGTGCAGCTGGAAGATCTACGTCAAGAACGGCCTGGTCACCTGGGAAACCCAGCAGACCGACTACCCGCGCACGCGCCCGGACCTGCCCAACCATGAACCGCGTGGCTGCCCGCGTGGCGCCAGCTATTCCTGGTACCTGTACAGCGCCAACCGCCTGAAGTACCCGCTGATCCGCGGCACCCTGCTGCGCCTGTGGCGTGAAGCCCGCAGGAACATGGCGCCGGTGGATGCCTGGGCCAGCATCGTCGAGGACAAGGACAAAGCGCGCTCGTACAAGACCCGCCGTGGCATGGGCGGCTTCGTGCGCCTGCAATGGGAAGAGGCCAACGAGATCATCGCCGCCTCCAACCTGTACACGGTGAAGCAGTACGGGCCGGACCGCGTGGTCGGCTTCTCGCCGATCCCGGCGATGTCGATGGTGTCCTATGCCGCGGGCGCGCGTTACCTGTCGCTGCTGGGCGGCGCCTGCCTGTCCTTCTACGACTGGTACTGCGACCTGCCACCGGCCTCGCCGCAGATCTGGGGCGAACAGACCGACGTGCCCGAATCGGCCGACTGGTACAACAGCCGCTACATCATCGCCTGGGGCTCGAACGTGCCGCAGACGCGCACGCCCGATGCGCACTTCTTCACCGAGGCGCGCTACAACGGCACCAAGACGGTGGCGATCTGCCCGGACTATTCCGAGCTGGCCAAGCTGACCGACCACTGGCTGCACCCCAAGCAGGGTACCGACGCGGCACTGGCCTTTGCCTTCGGCCATGTGATCCTGCGCGAGTTCCATGTCGATTCGCCTTCGCAGTATTTCCAGGACTACTGCCGCCAGTATTCGGACATGCCGATGCTGGTGCGCCTGGAGCGCCGTGACGATGGCCGCCTGGTGCCGGGCCGCTTCCTGCGCGCCAGCGAACTGGGTGGGCTGGGCGAGGCCAACAACCCCGACTGGAAGACCCTGGCCTACGACGAGAGCAGCGGCCAGATCGTGGTGCCCAACGGCTCCATCGGCTTCCGCTGGGGCGAGAAGGGCAAGTGGAACATCGAGGAAAAGGAGAGCAACGGCGCCGATACCCGTCTGCGGCTGAGCCTGGCCGACGGCCATGAGGGCATTGAAGCGGTCAGTTTCCCGTACTTCGGCGGCATCGAGACCGACGGCTGGACCGCGGCCCCGGCCGAGGACGTGCTCGACCGCAACATCCCGGTGCGTCGTCTGGCCCTGGCCGACGGCGGCGACACCCTGGTAGCCACGGTCTACGACCTGCTGCTGGCCCAGTATGGCGTGGACCGTGGCTTCGGCGGCGGCAACGTGGCCACCAGCTTCGACGACATGGTACCGGGCACCCCGGCCTGGCAGGAACGCATCACCGGCGTGTCGCGCGCTGAAGTGATCGAGATCGCCCGTGAGTTCGCCCGCACCGCCGACAAGACCCACGGCCGCTCGATGATCATCGTCGGCGCGGGCATGAACCACTGGTTCCACAACGACATGAACTACCGCGGCCTGATCAACATGCTGATCATGTGTGGCTGCGTGGGCCAGACCGGTGGCGGCTGGGCGCATTACGTGGGCCAGGAAAAGCTGCGCCCGCAGACCGGCTGGCAGCCGCTGGCCTTCGGCCTGGACTGGAGCCGCCCGCCGCGCCACATGAACGGCACCTCGTTCTTCTACTTCAACACCGGGCAGTGGCGCTACGAGAAGCTGCAGGTGGACGAGCTGCTGTCACCGCTGGCCGACGCCAGCAAGTACAGCGGCAGCCTGGCCGATCTGAACCTGCGTGCGGTGCGCATGGGCTGGCTGCCCAGTACCCCGCAGCTGGACCGCAATCCGCTGCAGCTGGTGCGCGAGGCTGAAGCGGCCGGCGTGGCCCCGGCCGACTACGCGCTGGGCAAGTTCAAGGACGGCTCGCTGGACTTCGCCTTCGCCGACCCGGATGCACAGCAGAACCACCCGCGCATGATGTTCATCTGGCGCTCGAACCTGCTGGGTTCCTCGGGCAAGGGCCATGAATACATGCTGCGCCACCTGCTCGGCACGCGCCATGGCCTGCAGGGCAAGGACCTGGGCGAGATGGGCGCGATCAAGCCGCAGGAAGTGAAGTGGCATGACGAAGCTCCGGAGGGCAAGCTGGACCTGCTGGTCACGCTCGATTTCCGCATGTGCACCACCGCGCTGTATTCGGACATCGTGCTGCCCACGGCCACCTGGTACGAGAAGGACGACCTCAACACCTCGGACATGCATCCCTTCATCCACCCGCTGTCCAAGGCGGTGGACCCGGCCTGGGAATCGCGCAGCGACTGGGACATCTTCAAGGGCGTGGCACGCACCCTCAGCGACATGGCACCGGGCGTGCTGGGCGTTGAAAAGGACCTGGTGCTGGTGCCGACCCTGCATGACACGCCCAATGAGCTGGGCATGCCGTTCGGCGTGGCCGACTGGAAGAAGGGCGAGTGCGAGGCCATCCCGGGCCAGACCATGCCGTCGATGACGGTGGTCGAGCGCGATTACCCCAACCTGTATCGCAAGTTCACCTCGCTGGGCCCGCTGCTGGACAAGCTCGGCAACGGTGGCAAGGGCATGAACTGGGATACGAAGCACGAGATCGATTTCCTCGGCAAGCTCAACCATACCGTGCACGCCGAGGGCGTCAGCCAGGGACGACCGGCCATCGAGACCGCCATCGACGCGGCCGAAGTGATCCTGCACCTTGCCCCGGAGACCAACGGCCACGTGGCAGTGAAGGCCTGGGAATCGCTGGGCACGTTCACCGGCCGCGAGCACACCCACCTGGCGGTGGGCAAGGAACACGAGGCGATCCGCTTCCGTGACATCCAGGCGCAGCCGCGCAAGATCATCTCCTCGCCGATCTGGTCGGGCCTGGAGGACGACAACGTCAGCTACAACGCGGGCTACACCAACGTGCACGAGCTGATTCCGTGGCGCACCGTGACCGGGCGCCAGCAGTTCTACCAGGATCATGAGTGGATGATCGACTTCGGCGAGGCCTTCATGAGCTACCGGCCGCCGGTCAACACGCGCACGGTGGAGCCGCTGCTGAACCAGCGCCCGAACGGCAACAAGGAGATCGTGCTGAACTGGATCACCCCGCACCAGAAGTGGGGCATCCACAGCACCTACAGCGACAACCTGATCATGCAGACGCTGTCGCGTGGCGGCCCCATCGTGTGGCTGAGCGAGGACGACGCGCGCAGTGCCGGCATCGTCGACAACGACTGGATCGAGCTGTTCAACGTCAACGGTGCGATCGCCGCGAGAGCGGTGGTCAGCCAGCGGGTGATGCCCGGCATGGCGATGATGTACCACGCCCAGGAACGCATCATCAACGTGCCGGGCTCGCAGATCACCGGCACCCGTGGCGGCATCCACAATTCGGTCACCCGCATCGTGCTCAAGCCCACCCACATGATCGGTGGCTACGCGCAGCTGGCGTACGGTTTCAACTACTACGGCACCTGCGGCACCAACCGCGATGAGTTCGTGATCGTCCGCAAGATGGACAAGATCGATTGGCTGGATGGCGAGGCCGTTCCGGCCGCCGCCAAGGAGGTGGTGTGA
- the moaCB gene encoding bifunctional molybdenum cofactor biosynthesis protein MoaC/MoaB has translation MTGELNAAFHMADVRDKRITRRRAVAVGELHAGPVAYPLIVERRLPKGDALVMAEIAGLQGAKMASMLMPLCHPLSLELVQVFCAPVPERQSIRVWCECASEARTGVEMEALAGVNAALLTLYDLSKPVEPALRIEGIRLLFKEGGKRGVWLHPDGMDEAEQARFKPRAPRGLEGARCAVITLSDRASDGTYADASGPKLVSGLQALGGEVVAAEVLADGIEPLAGRLRALAESGVRLCMCTGGTGLGPRDLTPEALQSLDARPVHGLAQMVRALSAQHTPMAWLSRAEVVQLGGMLVFALPGSPRAAAQCLDILAPVLGHALAMVDGGGHGSAA, from the coding sequence ATGACTGGGGAATTGAACGCGGCCTTCCACATGGCCGATGTCCGCGACAAGCGCATCACCCGCCGCCGCGCGGTGGCAGTGGGCGAACTGCATGCGGGGCCGGTGGCCTACCCGCTGATCGTCGAGCGCCGCCTGCCCAAGGGCGATGCGCTGGTGATGGCCGAGATTGCCGGCCTGCAGGGGGCGAAGATGGCGTCGATGCTGATGCCGCTGTGCCACCCGCTGTCGCTGGAACTGGTGCAGGTGTTCTGCGCACCGGTGCCGGAACGGCAGTCGATCCGGGTCTGGTGCGAGTGCGCCAGCGAGGCACGCACCGGCGTGGAGATGGAGGCGCTGGCCGGTGTCAATGCGGCCCTGCTGACCCTGTACGACCTGAGCAAGCCGGTGGAGCCGGCGCTGCGCATCGAAGGCATCCGCCTGCTGTTCAAGGAAGGCGGAAAGCGCGGCGTGTGGCTGCACCCCGATGGCATGGACGAGGCCGAGCAGGCGCGTTTCAAGCCGCGTGCACCCAGGGGCCTGGAAGGCGCCCGTTGCGCGGTGATTACCCTGAGTGACCGCGCCAGCGATGGCACCTATGCCGATGCATCCGGCCCGAAGCTGGTGTCCGGCCTGCAGGCGCTGGGCGGTGAGGTGGTGGCGGCCGAGGTGCTGGCCGATGGCATCGAACCGCTGGCCGGCCGTCTGCGCGCGCTGGCCGAGAGTGGCGTGCGCCTGTGCATGTGCACCGGCGGGACCGGCCTGGGGCCGCGTGACCTGACCCCGGAGGCGCTGCAGTCGCTGGATGCGCGCCCGGTGCATGGGCTGGCGCAGATGGTGCGCGCGCTGAGTGCACAGCACACGCCGATGGCCTGGCTGAGCCGGGCCGAAGTGGTGCAGCTGGGCGGCATGCTGGTGTTTGCCCTGCCAGGCAGCCCGCGTGCGGCCGCGCAGTGCCTGGACATCCTGGCGCCGGTCCTTGGCCACGCGCTGGCGATGGTGGACGGCGGCGGCCACGGGAGCGCGGCATGA
- a CDS encoding MoaD/ThiS family protein, with translation MKQVNLQLFGAFSDLDASREITVDVAGATIADLRQALRELLPVRWPGFRAGLLDYSAFADQQQVLRDHDALPADGRVAILPPVSGG, from the coding sequence ATGAAACAGGTGAACCTGCAGTTGTTTGGTGCGTTTTCCGACCTGGATGCGAGCCGCGAGATCACGGTGGACGTCGCCGGGGCCACGATTGCCGACCTGCGCCAGGCGCTGCGCGAGCTGCTGCCGGTGCGCTGGCCGGGCTTCCGTGCCGGCCTGCTGGACTACTCGGCGTTCGCCGACCAGCAACAGGTGCTGCGCGACCACGATGCGCTGCCGGCCGATGGCCGGGTGGCGATCCTGCCGCCGGTCAGTGGGGGTTGA
- a CDS encoding ribonucleotide reductase subunit alpha, with protein MMMNDFQQLLHAAGEQAEPQRLLFVFVRADLPEAPTTDQRERHDRREGGTLSPVLCVDKLPAEIPSFQALATESTRTGIDWDLVFVAAMDGRAGFAPNSDEAARPLQLMVNAIHDGQIGRFAAFDRSGEPIQFY; from the coding sequence ATGATGATGAACGATTTCCAGCAGCTTCTGCACGCCGCAGGCGAACAGGCTGAGCCGCAGCGCCTGCTGTTCGTGTTCGTGCGTGCCGACCTGCCCGAGGCGCCCACCACCGACCAGCGCGAGCGGCATGACCGTCGCGAAGGCGGCACCCTGTCACCGGTACTGTGCGTGGACAAGCTGCCCGCGGAGATACCCAGCTTCCAGGCCCTGGCCACCGAATCGACCCGCACCGGCATCGACTGGGACCTGGTGTTCGTGGCTGCGATGGATGGCCGTGCCGGGTTTGCACCCAACAGCGATGAAGCCGCCCGTCCGCTGCAGTTGATGGTCAATGCCATCCATGACGGCCAGATCGGCCGCTTCGCCGCCTTCGACCGCAGCGGCGAACCCATTCAGTTCTATTGA
- a CDS encoding molybdenum cofactor biosynthesis protein MoaE: MSHPTIAKVVDRAQAAIDPSEGIAAVSDPGFGGIDVFIGKVRDLNQGRPVLGISYDLFEPLVLNEVQRLAAEVQAAYGPKLKLYVAHAKGRLAVGEVAVVVAAGSPHRDEAFRACRQLIEAVKHQCPIWKQEHYQDGDSEWTEGCSLCHADDAPVHDHAHE; the protein is encoded by the coding sequence ATGAGCCATCCCACGATCGCGAAGGTGGTGGACCGCGCACAGGCGGCGATCGACCCGTCCGAGGGCATCGCCGCGGTGTCCGACCCCGGCTTCGGGGGTATCGACGTATTCATCGGCAAGGTGCGTGACCTCAACCAGGGTCGCCCGGTGCTGGGCATCAGCTATGACCTGTTCGAGCCGCTGGTGCTGAACGAGGTGCAGCGGCTGGCCGCCGAGGTGCAGGCCGCCTACGGGCCGAAGCTGAAGCTGTATGTGGCCCACGCCAAGGGCCGCCTGGCGGTGGGCGAGGTGGCGGTGGTCGTGGCCGCAGGCAGCCCGCACCGCGATGAAGCCTTCCGTGCCTGCCGGCAGCTGATCGAAGCGGTCAAGCACCAGTGCCCGATCTGGAAGCAGGAGCATTACCAGGACGGCGACAGCGAATGGACCGAAGGCTGCAGCCTCTGCCATGCCGACGACGCGCCGGTGCATGACCATGCCCATGAATGA